A segment of the Luteitalea sp. genome:
GCCTGAAAGCGTACCTGGAGTCCTTTCCCGACCTGCGGGTCGTCGGCATCGCTTCGAGCGGCGAGGAATTACTTGAGAACCTGGAACGCTGGAGCCCTCAGATTGTGTTGCAGGACTTGCTGATGCCGGGCGGTCTTGATGGTATAGAAACCACGCGGCGAATCGTGCAGCGCGCGCCCGGCGTTCGGATCATTGCACTGACGGCGTCGTTCGACGAAGCACGAATGATGGGCGTGCTGCGCGCCGGCGCCGCGGGATACATACGAAAGGATGCCGAGCCGGAAATGCTGCTCGCTGCGGTACGCACAGTAGCGCAGGGAAGGACGTTCATAGATCCGTCGGCCGGACGTCGCCTCGCAAGAGTCGACGCTGCGGATGATTTGACAGCGCGCGAGAGCGAGGTCCTGCGGCAGATCGCGCTCGGCCACTCGAACAAGGACATCGCCGCAGTCCTCGGGATTAGCGAAGAGACCGTCAAGACACATGTAGGTCACGTGCTTTCAAAGCTTCAAGTTGAGAACCGGGGACAGGCCACCGTCCAGGCACTCAAGCGCGGGCTGGTTGCCCTGGAGGACCTTACGTAGCCTCCGACGACTGGACAACTCACAGGCCGAACAACGCCCGCTCACACATCGTCGCGACCCGCCGTCGCGCTTGACCAAGCTCGGTCGTCTCCAACCCGACCGCAACGCAACCCAACTCTTCTGTCCGCAAAATCCGGATCACGGCCCAGATGATCGCTGCTACGAATATGGCGACCTCGCGTAGCCCCGCCATTTCGTGTCTCGAGGTATAGATCGCCGCCGAATCCAGTACCGCTGGGCGACGGCCCCGTGACACATCGTCGCAAAGCGCCGCTCCCTGCGATCGAACTACACTTGGCGACTTGAACGAATGATCGAGGGCGATGGTCAGACAATCAACGCTTGGCCGTGAAGTAGTAGTGGTTATCGCCCTCGTCCACGTCGTTGCCGACCAATCCGAGACCGTGTGCCACGATCTCCCGTTCGTACGCTTCGTGTCCAAGTGAATAGGACGGAAGACCGGTCATGCCGTCGGCCCATGTACCGGCTTCCCTCGGCGCGGTGAAGAGAAAGCGCCCATGGGGATTCAGCGCACGGGCCACCTTACCGATCAGGCTACGTTGAGTATCAACAGGTAGCAGAAACATCAGCCCCCAGGCGACTGCCGCGTCGAAGCTGCGGCTGAAGAAGAGTGAGTCCTCTACAGGGCTGCATTCCAGGGGAAACGCGCGGAAATCGCTCGCGGAACTTCGCGATCAGCGTTGCCGACGCGTCGACTCCGTAAATCGTAAATCCTTCCTGGAGCAGCGCCTCCGAAATAGGAACCCCACTCCCACATCCGAGGTCGAGGATGGAGGCACCGGCCCGCAGCGCTTTGGCCCATTTCCGCACAACCGTCGGCCCGATAGAGTGCCTCCGGGCCCGGATATAGGCTTCGGCAATGCTCTCGTAGCCGTTCGACCCGTCCGTCATCGTTCTCCTCCGAGGAACTCGCTCGCCGGTCTCTTGTGAGTTCAACAGCGCGTCGTTGCTTCCCACGACGACCTGCACGGGTATCGACAAACCCGCTAGTCTAGCGGCCCGTGGCGAAAGCGTTGCCTGTGAACTTTCAATTGGGCCGCATCACGAGCCGGGCGATGTACTCCACGACGCTCGAGACGAGCAGCCCGCTGCCCACGAGACCAACGATCCAGAGCATCGTCTCGCGGGCACCAGCCTGCAATCGCTCTCTGAGGTCGGCGTACCGCGCATCCAGCTGCCTCCCGAAAACGATGTGGCCCACGAGGAGCAGTACGGGCGGGAGGACGAAGATTGCGTTGTAGAGGACCAGCAGCGGCAGCCACCGCGCGATCGGCAGGTCGGCAGTCGTGAGAAGCGCGATCGCGCCGAAATACGGCACCGCCGTAGGCAGCTCCATTGTCGTCACCGTAACGCCGAGGAGGGCCAACGCGGGATATGTACTCGCGCTCGGCTCGACTCGCGGCGCTGACTTGGCTGTCGTTGGCGCCCGGATCGCGTAGAGCAGCATGGCGAGCCCGATGAGGCCCTGCACGATGAGCCCGAGTCTGCCGCCGCCCGTGCTCAATGACGGCAGCAGAGCGTCGATTCCCGACATCATCATCGCGCCCAGCGTCAGATAGGTCAGGAAGATCGCGGCGAGGTACACGACGACCTGCGCCGGCACGCGCTCGCGAGACAACAAGTAGAGGGTAACGACGATGGCAGACGGATTGATGCTGTCCACCAGGGCCAACGCGAGGAGGCTGAGCAGCACGTGCTGGACAGTTTAGCAGGCGATCCAGCTTCTGCTGGATCGCCTTGACCCGCCGCTTCTGCTCCGCGGTTCGGTCCTTCGCCTCGGCGCGCCGCTGCTCCCAGACGTAGAGAAGCCGGTCCTTGACGAGGCGCATGTACCCGGGCGTCGGCTGCAGGAGCGCGAGTTCGTCGGCGAACGCGCCTTCGAGCACGGCCCTGCTGACGTTCACGGCGCGGCACGGCGCTGGCAGTGGTAGTACGCGTAGTGCCCGTTCCGGCCCTTCGACCAGCTGCCGGTGAGCGGTCGGCCGCACGCCTCGCAGCGGACGAAGCCACGTAGCGGAAAGTCCGGGTGATTCCGCTGGCGCGGACCGACCACCACGACACGGCCGTCGAGCACCGCCTGCGCGCGGTAGAGCGCGGCCTCATCGACGAGTGGCTCGAAGTTGCCCTGCGTCGACACGCC
Coding sequences within it:
- a CDS encoding response regulator codes for the protein MVTTIALVDDHRVVTRSLKAYLESFPDLRVVGIASSGEELLENLERWSPQIVLQDLLMPGGLDGIETTRRIVQRAPGVRIIALTASFDEARMMGVLRAGAAGYIRKDAEPEMLLAAVRTVAQGRTFIDPSAGRRLARVDAADDLTARESEVLRQIALGHSNKDIAAVLGISEETVKTHVGHVLSKLQVENRGQATVQALKRGLVALEDLT